The Starkeya sp. ORNL1 DNA window TCAACAGGCGGCGACCTGAGGTCGCCTTTGCCCGGCCATGACGAATGGGAGGTGGTGACCTCCGAATGTTTTCGCGATCCCGGATAGTCGCCTACGGCGCCCTCCGGGATGACGAAGCCGAGGAGCGGGTGTCGGAAATCCCGCGCCATTGCAGTTTTGGAAACGCCATGACGGAAACATCCACGGTCAGTCATCTCGCGCGGGGCGCCGCCGAGGCGACGCCGGAGCCGGTCGCCCGGCGCGTGCGGGGCCTGTCCGACCGGGCCATTGCCTGGGTATTCATCGCCCCGACCATCATCCTGCTGCTGGCGATCAACATCTTTCCGCTGATCTGGACCATCCAGCTCTCCTTCACGAACTACCGGGCGAACCGGCCGAACGCGGCGGTGACCAATGTCGGCGTCGAGCATTACTCCAATATCCTGTCCGATCCCGACGTCTGGCATTCGATGCAGGTCACCGCGCACTTCGTGCTGTGGACCATCGTCATCCAGACCGTGCTCGGCTTCGCGCTGGCCTATCTGATCGACCGCAAGTTCCGCGGCCACGGCTTCTGGACCACGGTGATCCTGATCCCGATGATGCTGTCGCCGGCGGTGGTGGGGAATTTCTGGAAGTTCCTCTACCAGCCGCAGATCGGGCTGTTCAACTACATCGTCGGCTTCTTCACCGGGATGGACCCGTCTTCCTTCCAGATGATCGGCGATGTCCGGCTGGCGCCGTGGTCGATCATCATCGTCGATACCTGGATGTGGACGCCCTATGTGATGCTGATCTGCCTCGCCGGGCTGCGCTCCATTCCCGATTACATCTATGAGGCGGCGGAAGTCGACCGCGCCTCGGCGTGGCGGCAGTTCTGGTCGATCACGCTGCCGATGGCGATGCCGTTCATCATGCTCGCGGTGCTGTTCCGCGGCATCGAGAACTTCAAGATGTTCGACCTGGTGAACCTGCTCACCTCCGGCGGCCCGGGCTCCACCACCGAAGTCGCGTCCATTACGCTGAAGCGCGAGGCGTTCGAGAAATGGCGCACCGGCTATTCCTCGGCCTTCGCGATCATCCTGTTCGTCACGGTGTTCGGGCTGGCGAACATCTATGTGAAAGCGCTGAACCGGGTGAAGAGTCGATGAGTGTACTTAGTTTGATTGGGCAAGGGCCCCTCACCCCAACCCTCTCCCCCAGGGGGAGAGGGGGCAAGGAGCGCCGTCTTCACCTCTCCCCGACGGGGAGAGGTCGGATCGCGGTAGCGATCCGGGTGAGGGGGCGCATCGGCGCCGAGGAGTCCTGACATGCCCGGCATCTCAACTGCCCATTCGGTCGTCGAGCCCTCCGCGCTGTCGAAGCGCATCGCCTGCGGCGTGGTGATCCTCTATGCGCTGATCGCCATGATCCCGCTGGTGTGGATCCTGCTCACCGGCTTCAAGACGCCGCCGGATTCCATCTCCTATCCGCCGAAGCT harbors:
- a CDS encoding sugar ABC transporter permease; the protein is MTETSTVSHLARGAAEATPEPVARRVRGLSDRAIAWVFIAPTIILLLAINIFPLIWTIQLSFTNYRANRPNAAVTNVGVEHYSNILSDPDVWHSMQVTAHFVLWTIVIQTVLGFALAYLIDRKFRGHGFWTTVILIPMMLSPAVVGNFWKFLYQPQIGLFNYIVGFFTGMDPSSFQMIGDVRLAPWSIIIVDTWMWTPYVMLICLAGLRSIPDYIYEAAEVDRASAWRQFWSITLPMAMPFIMLAVLFRGIENFKMFDLVNLLTSGGPGSTTEVASITLKREAFEKWRTGYSSAFAIILFVTVFGLANIYVKALNRVKSR